In the Quercus lobata isolate SW786 chromosome 5, ValleyOak3.0 Primary Assembly, whole genome shotgun sequence genome, one interval contains:
- the LOC115991757 gene encoding formamidopyrimidine-DNA glycosylase isoform X1 encodes MPELPEVEAARRAVEEHCLGKKIKKAIIANDTKVIDSVSASDFEAALLGKTIISAHRKGKNLWLHLDSPPFPSFQFGMSGAIYIKGVAVTKYKRSAVNDTDEWPSKYSKFFIELDDGLELSFTDKRRFAKVRLLKDPAAVPPISELGPDALLEPMTVDEFTESLSKKKIAIKALLLDQSYISGIGNWVADEVLYQARIHPLQSSASMSKENCATLHKCIKEVIEKAIEVGADSSQFPKNWIFHSREKKSGAFVDGKKIDFINAGGRTTAYVPELQKLSGNQAAKVAAEPRKKTSKRKSGGNDDTDELSNEEEKIVETDQLKKGPKPRGRGKKPPMKRKSDDSDDDEAGDDNSDDDEVQKKTTKKTTTKQAKAEKASKKKVQSSQNSKKPKKAK; translated from the exons atgcCGGAACTGCCGGAAGTGGAGGCGGCGAGGCGGGCGGTGGAGGAGCACTGCCTCGGCAAGAAGATAAAGAAGGCCATAATTGCCAACGACACCAAGGTCATCGACTCCGTCTCCGCCTCTGACTTCGAGGCCGCTCTCTTGGGCAAAACCATAATTTCGGCCCACCGCAAGGGCAAGAATCTCTGGCTCCACCTCGATTCACCTCCCTTCCCTTCCTTCCAATTCG GGATGTCAGGTGCTATATATATTAAGGGTGTTGCAGTTACAAAATATAAGAG GTCTGCTGTAAATGACACCGATGAATGGCCTTCCAAATATTCAAAGTTTTTTATAGAA CTAGATGATGGTTTGGAGCTGTCTTTCACAGACAAGAGGCGCTTTGCTAAAGTCCGCTTACTCAAAGAT CCAGCTGCAGTGCCCCCCATATCTGAGCTTGGCCCTGATGCATTATTGGAGCCTATGACTGTTGATGAATTTACTGAATCGTTGAGCAAGAAGAAAATTGCAATTAAGGCTTTATTACTTGACCAG AGTTATATTTCAGGCATAGGCAATTGGGTTGCAGATGAAGTGCTATACCAA GCAAGAATTCATCCACTGCAAAGCTCTGCCAGCATGTCCAAAGAAAACTGTGCAACTTTGCACAAGTGCATAAAGGAG GTCATTGAGAAAGCAATTGAAGTTGGGGCAGATAGTAGTCAGTTTCCTAAAAACTGGATATTTCATTCCCGTGAAAAGAAGTCTGGGGCTTTTGTTGATG ggaagaaaattgattttatcAATGCTGGTGGCAGG ACAACAGCCTATGTACCAGAGTTGCAAAAGCTAAGTGGAAACCAAGCTGCAAAAGTCGCAGCTGAACCAAGAAAGAAaacttcaaagagaaaaagtggtGGGAATGATGACACTGATGAACTATCAAACGAGGAAGAGAAAATTGTTGAAACTGATCAACTGAAGAAAGGACCGAAGCCTAGAGGTCGAGGAAAAAAGCCTCCAATGAAAAGAAAATCTGAtgacagtgatgatgatgaggcTGGTGATGAtaacagtgatgatgatgaagttCAAAAGAAGACAACGAAAAAAACCACTACTAAGCAGGCAAAGGCAGAGAAGGCATCCAAGAAAAAGGTGCAAAGCAGTCAAAATAGTAAGAAGCCAAAGAAAGCAAAGTAG
- the LOC115991757 gene encoding formamidopyrimidine-DNA glycosylase isoform X3 — protein sequence MPELPEVEAARRAVEEHCLGKKIKKAIIANDTKVIDSVSASDFEAALLGKTIISAHRKGKNLWLHLDSPPFPSFQFGMSGAIYIKGVAVTKYKRSAVNDTDEWPSKYSKFFIELDDGLELSFTDKRRFAKVRLLKDPAAVPPISELGPDALLEPMTVDEFTESLSKKKIAIKALLLDQSYISGIGNWVADEVLYQARIHPLQSSASMSKENCATLHKCIKEVIQYAVRVDADSSRFPLEWIFHFRWDKKPGKKAIEVGADSSQFPKNWIFHSREKKSGAFVDGKKIDFINAGGRTTAYVPELQKLSGNQAAKVAAEPRKKTSKRKSGGNDDTDELSNEEEKIVETDQLKKGPKPRGRGKKPPMKRKSDDSDDDEAGDDNSDDDEVQKKTTKKTTTKQAKAEKASKKKVQSSQNSKKPKKAK from the exons atgcCGGAACTGCCGGAAGTGGAGGCGGCGAGGCGGGCGGTGGAGGAGCACTGCCTCGGCAAGAAGATAAAGAAGGCCATAATTGCCAACGACACCAAGGTCATCGACTCCGTCTCCGCCTCTGACTTCGAGGCCGCTCTCTTGGGCAAAACCATAATTTCGGCCCACCGCAAGGGCAAGAATCTCTGGCTCCACCTCGATTCACCTCCCTTCCCTTCCTTCCAATTCG GGATGTCAGGTGCTATATATATTAAGGGTGTTGCAGTTACAAAATATAAGAG GTCTGCTGTAAATGACACCGATGAATGGCCTTCCAAATATTCAAAGTTTTTTATAGAA CTAGATGATGGTTTGGAGCTGTCTTTCACAGACAAGAGGCGCTTTGCTAAAGTCCGCTTACTCAAAGAT CCAGCTGCAGTGCCCCCCATATCTGAGCTTGGCCCTGATGCATTATTGGAGCCTATGACTGTTGATGAATTTACTGAATCGTTGAGCAAGAAGAAAATTGCAATTAAGGCTTTATTACTTGACCAG AGTTATATTTCAGGCATAGGCAATTGGGTTGCAGATGAAGTGCTATACCAA GCAAGAATTCATCCACTGCAAAGCTCTGCCAGCATGTCCAAAGAAAACTGTGCAACTTTGCACAAGTGCATAAAGGAG GTTATTCAATATGCGGTTAGAGTTGATGCCGACAGCAGTCGCTTTCCTCTTGAGTGGATTTTTCATTTTCGATGGGACAAAAAGCCTGGAAAA AAAGCAATTGAAGTTGGGGCAGATAGTAGTCAGTTTCCTAAAAACTGGATATTTCATTCCCGTGAAAAGAAGTCTGGGGCTTTTGTTGATG ggaagaaaattgattttatcAATGCTGGTGGCAGG ACAACAGCCTATGTACCAGAGTTGCAAAAGCTAAGTGGAAACCAAGCTGCAAAAGTCGCAGCTGAACCAAGAAAGAAaacttcaaagagaaaaagtggtGGGAATGATGACACTGATGAACTATCAAACGAGGAAGAGAAAATTGTTGAAACTGATCAACTGAAGAAAGGACCGAAGCCTAGAGGTCGAGGAAAAAAGCCTCCAATGAAAAGAAAATCTGAtgacagtgatgatgatgaggcTGGTGATGAtaacagtgatgatgatgaagttCAAAAGAAGACAACGAAAAAAACCACTACTAAGCAGGCAAAGGCAGAGAAGGCATCCAAGAAAAAGGTGCAAAGCAGTCAAAATAGTAAGAAGCCAAAGAAAGCAAAGTAG
- the LOC115991757 gene encoding formamidopyrimidine-DNA glycosylase isoform X2, whose amino-acid sequence MPELPEVEAARRAVEEHCLGKKIKKAIIANDTKVIDSVSASDFEAALLGKTIISAHRKGKNLWLHLDSPPFPSFQFGMSGAIYIKGVAVTKYKRSAVNDTDEWPSKYSKFFIELDDGLELSFTDKRRFAKVRLLKDPAAVPPISELGPDALLEPMTVDEFTESLSKKKIAIKALLLDQSYISGIGNWVADEVLYQARIHPLQSSASMSKENCATLHKCIKEVIQYAVRVDADSSRFPLEWIFHFRWDKKPGKVNGKKIDFINAGGRTTAYVPELQKLSGNQAAKVAAEPRKKTSKRKSGGNDDTDELSNEEEKIVETDQLKKGPKPRGRGKKPPMKRKSDDSDDDEAGDDNSDDDEVQKKTTKKTTTKQAKAEKASKKKVQSSQNSKKPKKAK is encoded by the exons atgcCGGAACTGCCGGAAGTGGAGGCGGCGAGGCGGGCGGTGGAGGAGCACTGCCTCGGCAAGAAGATAAAGAAGGCCATAATTGCCAACGACACCAAGGTCATCGACTCCGTCTCCGCCTCTGACTTCGAGGCCGCTCTCTTGGGCAAAACCATAATTTCGGCCCACCGCAAGGGCAAGAATCTCTGGCTCCACCTCGATTCACCTCCCTTCCCTTCCTTCCAATTCG GGATGTCAGGTGCTATATATATTAAGGGTGTTGCAGTTACAAAATATAAGAG GTCTGCTGTAAATGACACCGATGAATGGCCTTCCAAATATTCAAAGTTTTTTATAGAA CTAGATGATGGTTTGGAGCTGTCTTTCACAGACAAGAGGCGCTTTGCTAAAGTCCGCTTACTCAAAGAT CCAGCTGCAGTGCCCCCCATATCTGAGCTTGGCCCTGATGCATTATTGGAGCCTATGACTGTTGATGAATTTACTGAATCGTTGAGCAAGAAGAAAATTGCAATTAAGGCTTTATTACTTGACCAG AGTTATATTTCAGGCATAGGCAATTGGGTTGCAGATGAAGTGCTATACCAA GCAAGAATTCATCCACTGCAAAGCTCTGCCAGCATGTCCAAAGAAAACTGTGCAACTTTGCACAAGTGCATAAAGGAG GTTATTCAATATGCGGTTAGAGTTGATGCCGACAGCAGTCGCTTTCCTCTTGAGTGGATTTTTCATTTTCGATGGGACAAAAAGCCTGGAAAAGTTAATG ggaagaaaattgattttatcAATGCTGGTGGCAGG ACAACAGCCTATGTACCAGAGTTGCAAAAGCTAAGTGGAAACCAAGCTGCAAAAGTCGCAGCTGAACCAAGAAAGAAaacttcaaagagaaaaagtggtGGGAATGATGACACTGATGAACTATCAAACGAGGAAGAGAAAATTGTTGAAACTGATCAACTGAAGAAAGGACCGAAGCCTAGAGGTCGAGGAAAAAAGCCTCCAATGAAAAGAAAATCTGAtgacagtgatgatgatgaggcTGGTGATGAtaacagtgatgatgatgaagttCAAAAGAAGACAACGAAAAAAACCACTACTAAGCAGGCAAAGGCAGAGAAGGCATCCAAGAAAAAGGTGCAAAGCAGTCAAAATAGTAAGAAGCCAAAGAAAGCAAAGTAG